In Humulus lupulus chromosome 7, drHumLupu1.1, whole genome shotgun sequence, the following are encoded in one genomic region:
- the LOC133788331 gene encoding ATP-citrate synthase alpha chain protein 2: MARKKIREYDSKRLLKEHLKRLAGIDLQICSAQVNEATDFTELTNQQPWLSSTRLVVKPDMLFGKRGKSGLVALNLDLAQVAEFVKARLGKEVEMGGCKAPITTFIVEPFVPHSQEYYVSIVSDRLGSTISFSECGGIEIEENWDKVKTIFLPTEKSLTLDSCAPLIATLPLEVRGKIGDFLMGVFAVFQDLDFSFLEMNPFTLVNREPYPLDMRGEVDDTAAFKNFQKWGNIEFPLPFGRVLSPTESFIHTLDEKTSASLKFTVLNPKGRIWTMVAGGGASVIYADTVGDLGYASELGNYAEYSGAPNEEEVLQYARVVIDCATADADGRKRALLIGGGIANFTDVAATFNGIIRALREKESKLKAARMHIYVRRGGPNYQTGLAKMRTLGEELGVPLEVYGPEATMTGICKQAIDCIMSTA; encoded by the exons ATGGCTAGGAAGAAGATCAGAGAGTACGACTCCAAGAGACTCCTCAAGGAACACCTCAAGCGCCTTGCTGGTATCGACCTCCAGATCTGCTCTGCTCAG GTGAATGAAGCAACGGACTTTACTGAGCTGACGAATCAGCAGCCATGGCTTTCGTCCACAAGGTTGGTTGTGAAACCAGATATGTTGTTTGGGAAGCGTGGGAAGAGTGGTTTGGTTGCTTTGAACTTGGATCTTGCTCAGGTTGCTGAGTTTGTTAAAGCACGTCTGGGAAAGGAG GTTGAGATGGGTGGCTGCAAGGCACCAATAACAACTTTTATTGTTGAGCCATTTGTTCCCCACAGTCAAGAGTATTACGTTTCAATAGTTTCTGACAGACTTGGCTCCACCATTAGCTTTTCAGAATGTGGGGGTATTGAGATTGAAGAGAACTGGGATAAG GTTAAGACTATATTCCTTCCCACTGAAAAATCATTGACGCTGGATTCATGCGCTCCATTGATAGCTACACTTCCTTTGGAG GTGCGAGGGAAAATTGGTGACTTCTTAATGGGTGTCTTTGCTGTATTTCAAG ATCTGGACTTTAGTTTTCTGGAAATGAATCCTTTTACACTGGTCAACCGAGAGCCATATCCACTGGATATGAGGGGGGAAGTGGATGACACTGCTGCTTTCAAGAACTTTCAAAA GTGGGGAAACATTGAATTTCCCCTTCCTTTTGGAAGAGTTCTGAGCCCTACAGAAAGCTTTATTCATACATTGGATGAAAAA ACAAGTGCATCTTTGAAATTCACTGTTTTGAATCCAAAAGGACGCATCTGGACAATGGTTGCTGGAGGAGGTGCTAGTGTTATATATGCTGATACT GTTGGAGATTTGGGCTATGCATCTGAGCTTGGTAATTATGCAGAATATAGTGGAGCTCCAAACGAGGAAGAAGTCTTACAATATGCTCGAGTTGTTATTGAT TGTGCCACTGCAGACGCTGATGGTCGTAAGAGAGCCCTTTTAATTGGAGGGGGCATTGCTAATTTCACTGATGTGGCTGCTACTTTTAATGGGATTATTCGTGCTTTAAGGGAGAAG gaATCCAAGCTGAAGGCAGCAAGAATGCACATCTATGTACGAAGAGGTGGTCCTAATTATCAGACTGGTTTGGCAAAGATGCGAACTTTGGGAGAAGAACTTGGAGTACCCCTTGAG GTTTATGGACCGGAAGCCACAATGACTGGTATCTGCAAGCAGGCAATAGATTGCATTATGTCCACAGCATAA
- the LOC133791873 gene encoding uncharacterized protein LOC133791873 — translation MSLSYGVHMSYAKAWRCREHALAYIRGTPESSFHKLPSFLYMMERKNPGTVTHLQMDNEGRFKYCFMALGVSIMGFKTYIRPVICVDGTFLTTRCGGTLLCAMGQDANKQIYLIAFSVVDSENNDSWLYFLLRLKEAIGEVENLVFVSDRHTSIASSFTKKFPEAHHGACIHHVSMNIYAKFKTDHCHEEFILAAKAYRKREFLRHFEKIKFKDLAIAQYLENQVGFEKWARSFFPGHRYNLMTTGIAESWNNVIAEARGWPITCLMEFMRHTLQKWFFERRTAALAATSPLATEVEADFQYEITVLDGDLDGDVDLRRKTCSCRRFDLTGLPCEHALAGARDRGISPYSLCSRFYTVEAWLSSYGGSVYTLGNEESWVIPNDIGSMMIAPPLVKQKAGRPKKKRHLSKGEKNSKQHRCSRFGVLGHNRVTCTTVCPPPSRHA, via the exons ATGAGTTTATCATATGGAGTTCATATGAGCTATGCTAAAGCTTGGAGGTGTCGAGAGCATGCATTGGCTTACATAAGAGGTACACCAGAATCATCATTTCATAAACTTCCCTCATTTCTATACATGATGGAGCGAAAAAATCCTGGAACTGTTACTCATTTGCAGATGGACAATGAAGGTAGGTTCAAATATTGCTTCATGGCCTTAGGTGTTTCTATAATGGGGTTTAAAACATATATTCGCCCAGTTATATGTGTAGATGGAACCTTCTTGACTACTCGGTGTGGAGGTACTTTGTTATGTGCCATGGGACAAGATGCTAACAAGCAAATATATCTAATTGCATTTTCAGTAGTTGACTCAGAGAATAATGACTCATGGTTGTATTTTCTACTAAGGTTGAAGGAAGCGATTGGTGAAGTGGAGAATCTAGTATTCGTGTCTGATAGACATACTAGTATAGCAAGTTCCTTTACTAAAAAATTTCCTGAGGCACACCACGGTGCTTGTATACATCATGTTAGCATGAATATCTATGCGAAGTTCAAAACTGACCATTGCcatgaagaattcatccttgcaGCGAAAGCTTATAGAAAGCGAGAGTTTTTACGCCATTTTGAGAAGATTAAATTCAAAGATCTTGCAATTGCTCAATACTTAGAGAATCAAGTGGGTTTTGAAAAGTGGGCTCGTTCTTTCTTTCCTGGTCATCGATATAATTTAATGACTACAGGTATTGCCGAAAGCTGGAACAATGTCATTGCTGAGGCAcgtgggtggccaattacttgtcTCATGGAATTTATGAGGCACACTTTACAAAAATGGTTTTTCGAGCGTCGAACTGCAGCATTAGCGGCTACAAGTCCTCTTGCCACAGAAGTGGAAGCTGATTT TCAGTATGAAATAACAGTATTGGATGGTGATCTTGATGGAGATGTCGACCTGAGGAGGAAAACATGTAGTTGTAGAAGATTTGATTTGACAGGTCTTCCTTGTGAACACGCTCTAGCTGGTGCTCGAGATCGTGGCATTAGTCCATATAGTTTATGCTCCAGATTCTACACAGTTGAAGCGTGGTTGTCATCCTATGGTGGATCTGTATATACGTTGGGTAATGAAGAATCTTGGGTGATACCAAATGACATAGGAAGTATGATGATAGCTCCTCCTTTAGTGAAGCAGAAGGCtggtcgtccaaagaagaaacGACATTTATCAAAGGGTGAGAAGAATAGCAAACAACATAGATGTAGTAGATTTGGTGTCCTGGGCCACAATCGAGTGACGTGCACCACTGTTTGTCCCCCGCCGTCTAGACATGCTTAG